One segment of Streptomyces sp. NA02950 DNA contains the following:
- a CDS encoding PAS domain-containing sensor histidine kinase, whose protein sequence is MDVRTSGARAADARAPGAGLPAAGDGLPEAGGTMAALGLRPDDLPDGLVVADETGRVTCFNAAAARITATHPKDAIGVQLERALPLEDLDGRRWWALTDPYGGLATRVGQPERNLLLPGGREVLVSARYVREYPTGPVRRLVISLRGTEARRRTERSHAELIATVAHELRSPLTSVKGFTATLLAKWERFTDDQKRLMLETVDADANRVTRLIAELLDISRIDSGRLEVRRQPVDVAAAVRRHVQALTAAGHCAERFLIRVRGPLPDLWADPDKIDQVLGNLLENAVRHGEGTVTIEVAPAPARPAADGLAVEGPAVERTAVTVSDEGPGIPEESMSRVFTRFWRGSKRGGTGLGLYIVKGIVEAHGGTITVGRARGGGAEFRFTLPVGTPAYLV, encoded by the coding sequence ATGGACGTCAGGACCTCCGGCGCCAGGGCGGCCGACGCCCGCGCGCCCGGAGCGGGGCTGCCCGCCGCCGGGGACGGCCTGCCGGAGGCCGGCGGCACCATGGCCGCGCTCGGCCTGCGTCCCGACGACCTGCCCGACGGCCTGGTGGTGGCCGATGAGACCGGCCGCGTCACCTGCTTCAACGCCGCGGCGGCCCGGATCACCGCCACCCACCCCAAGGACGCCATCGGCGTCCAGCTCGAACGCGCCCTGCCGTTAGAGGACCTGGACGGCCGCCGCTGGTGGGCCCTGACCGATCCGTACGGCGGGCTGGCCACCCGGGTCGGCCAGCCGGAGCGCAATCTGCTGCTGCCCGGCGGCCGGGAGGTCCTGGTCTCCGCCCGGTACGTCCGCGAGTACCCCACCGGGCCGGTGCGCCGGCTGGTGATCTCGCTGCGCGGCACCGAGGCGCGCCGCCGCACCGAGCGCAGCCACGCCGAGCTGATCGCGACCGTCGCCCATGAGCTGCGCTCCCCGCTGACCTCGGTCAAGGGTTTCACGGCCACCCTTCTCGCGAAGTGGGAGCGCTTCACCGACGACCAGAAGCGGCTGATGCTGGAGACCGTCGACGCCGACGCCAACCGGGTCACCCGGCTGATCGCCGAGCTGCTGGACATCTCCCGGATCGACTCCGGGCGGCTGGAGGTGCGCCGCCAGCCGGTGGACGTCGCCGCCGCGGTCCGCCGCCATGTGCAGGCGCTCACCGCCGCCGGACACTGCGCCGAGCGCTTCCTGATCAGGGTCAGGGGGCCGCTGCCGGATCTGTGGGCCGATCCGGACAAGATCGACCAGGTGCTGGGCAACCTGCTGGAAAACGCGGTGCGCCACGGTGAGGGAACCGTCACCATCGAGGTGGCACCCGCGCCGGCCAGACCCGCCGCGGACGGCCTGGCCGTGGAAGGCCCCGCTGTGGAAAGGACCGCCGTCACCGTGAGCGACGAGGGCCCCGGTATCCCCGAGGAGTCGATGAGCCGCGTCTTCACCCGCTTCTGGCGGGGCAGCAAGCGCGGCGGCACCGGCCTGGGCCTGTACATCGTCAAGGGCATCGTCGAGGCCCACGGCGGCACGATCACCGTCGGCCGGGCCCGCGGCGGCGGCGCCGAGTTCCGATTTACCCTGCCCGTGGGCACCCCGGCCTATCTGGTCTGA
- a CDS encoding transcriptional regulator, which yields MEPNTLLDSVLDEAGISHAGLAAHINEAGRARGMTLRYEHTAVARWLKGQRPRGQVPDLICEVLGERLRRALTLDDIGLGTPGSPRAPATPLSGFVERATALWRSDEQQRPHVIAAPAVTGTSAVIPVWEWENPPEDSDVSRHGLTRVSMSDIEMLRAARAHYEQLYRKAGGVATRARVVGFLNAETAPLLRGSYPDDTGRQLHRATGGLVAIAGICAYDSDSHGLAQRYFHQALRLAKASGDRGLGAYVIALLVNQSLFLREYRQAVAFAESALRAAGNRITPALAADLYAMQAKAYARLGDGAGALACIRRAETAADRIRPGQEPDETGYVQPGLVNVQVAEALLSLGDLGGAREHATAAVGTPAHDRGRVHRLAMLTHIELRTGDADRAGATAVEMTERARGMESQRLRDRLRAVREHLAASGCAATNEAAELIDGALRVPL from the coding sequence ATGGAGCCCAACACACTGCTCGACTCCGTACTCGACGAGGCCGGGATCTCCCACGCGGGCCTGGCCGCGCACATCAACGAGGCGGGCCGGGCACGGGGCATGACACTGCGGTACGAACACACCGCGGTGGCACGCTGGCTGAAGGGGCAGCGTCCGCGCGGCCAAGTGCCGGACCTGATCTGCGAGGTGCTCGGCGAACGGCTGCGCCGCGCCCTCACCCTGGACGACATCGGGCTCGGCACCCCCGGCAGCCCCCGCGCGCCCGCCACCCCGCTCTCCGGGTTCGTCGAGCGCGCCACCGCGCTGTGGCGCTCCGACGAACAGCAGCGCCCGCATGTCATCGCCGCCCCCGCGGTCACCGGCACCTCCGCCGTCATCCCGGTGTGGGAGTGGGAGAACCCGCCCGAGGACTCCGATGTCTCCCGCCACGGGCTGACCCGCGTCAGCATGTCCGACATCGAGATGCTGCGCGCGGCCCGTGCCCACTACGAGCAGCTGTACCGCAAGGCCGGGGGCGTGGCGACCCGGGCCCGCGTCGTGGGCTTCCTCAACGCAGAGACCGCGCCCCTGCTGCGCGGCAGCTACCCCGACGACACCGGCCGCCAACTCCACCGCGCCACCGGCGGTCTGGTCGCCATCGCCGGTATCTGCGCCTACGACTCCGACTCCCACGGCCTGGCCCAGCGCTACTTCCACCAGGCGCTGCGGCTGGCCAAGGCCAGCGGCGACCGTGGGCTGGGCGCGTATGTGATAGCGCTGCTGGTCAACCAGTCGCTGTTCCTGCGGGAATACCGGCAGGCGGTGGCCTTCGCCGAATCCGCGCTGCGCGCCGCGGGCAACCGGATCACCCCCGCGCTCGCCGCCGATCTGTACGCCATGCAGGCCAAGGCGTACGCCCGGCTCGGCGACGGCGCCGGAGCGCTGGCCTGCATCCGGCGGGCCGAGACCGCCGCCGACCGGATCCGGCCGGGCCAGGAGCCCGACGAGACCGGCTATGTACAGCCGGGCCTGGTCAACGTCCAGGTGGCCGAGGCGCTGCTGAGCCTCGGCGACCTCGGCGGCGCCCGGGAGCACGCCACCGCCGCCGTGGGCACCCCCGCCCACGACCGGGGCCGGGTGCACCGGCTCGCCATGCTCACCCATATCGAACTGCGCACCGGCGACGCGGACCGGGCGGGCGCCACCGCAGTGGAGATGACCGAGCGGGCCCGCGGTATGGAGTCCCAGCGGTTACGCGACCGGCTGCGCGCGGTCCGGGAACACCTCGCGGCCAGCGGATGCGCCGCGACGAACGAGGCCGCGGAACTCATCGACGGGGCGCTGCGCGTGCCTCTCTGA
- the pheT gene encoding phenylalanine--tRNA ligase subunit beta — protein MRVPLSWLREYVDLPAGETGRDVQAKLIAAGLEVETVEQLGAGLKGPLVVGQVLAIEELEGFKKPIRYCQVDVGSANGTGEPQNIVCGARNFAVGDKVVVVLPGAELPGGFAISARKTYGKVSEGMICSASELGMSDDHDGIIVLPPEYEPGTDAIELLELVDEVLDIAVTPDRGYCLSMRGVARETATAYGLPLRDPALLDVPAPNSHGYPVKIADPVGCDRFTARTVTGLDPQAHSPIWLQRRLQKAGMRPVSLAVDITNYVMLELGQPLHAYDRSRINGAIGVRRAEPGEKFTTLDGTQRVLDAEDLVITDESGPIGLAGVMGGAHTEIADAATDPETGEVHGTTEIVVEAAHFAPVSIARTARRHKLSSEASKRFERGVDPEAASAAAQRTVDLLVLLAGGTAEAGVTEIISPSAPHTITLRADHPDRVAGVAYGREAVVRRLQQIGCDVYGPDDLTVTVPSWRPDLTDPNDLAEEVIRLEGYENLPSTLPRPPAGRGLTERQRLHRRVGRALAGAGYVEALNYPFIGEEVLDQFGLAADDPRRDVVTLVNPISDAEPALRTTLLPGLLGALRRNDGRGEHELALFETGLVFRATGARRTAVTLPVDHRPTDEEIALLDAALPRQPRRAAVVLSGARQQAGWWGKGTPASWADAVEAGRTVAREAGVELIVRQDQQEPWHPGRCAALLAVVDGQEILVGNAGELHPRVTKALGLPERTCAMEIELDRLEEAGSGSLEAPRVSTFPVATQDVALVVDTAVAAAEVEAALREGAGALLESLRLFDVFTGEQLGEGRKSLAYALRFRAPDRTLTADEIAAARDAAVALAAERTGAVLRGA, from the coding sequence ATGCGGGTCCCGCTTTCTTGGCTGCGGGAGTACGTCGACCTGCCGGCCGGTGAGACCGGACGCGACGTACAGGCCAAACTCATCGCCGCCGGACTGGAGGTCGAGACCGTCGAGCAGCTCGGCGCCGGTCTCAAGGGCCCCCTGGTGGTGGGGCAGGTGCTGGCCATCGAGGAGCTGGAGGGGTTCAAGAAGCCCATCCGCTACTGCCAGGTGGACGTCGGATCCGCCAACGGCACCGGTGAGCCGCAGAACATCGTCTGCGGCGCCCGGAACTTCGCCGTCGGCGACAAGGTCGTCGTGGTGCTGCCCGGCGCCGAACTGCCCGGCGGTTTCGCGATCTCCGCGCGCAAGACCTACGGCAAGGTCTCCGAGGGCATGATCTGCTCCGCCAGTGAGCTGGGCATGTCCGACGACCACGACGGCATCATCGTGCTGCCGCCGGAGTACGAGCCCGGCACCGACGCCATCGAGCTGCTGGAGCTGGTCGACGAGGTCCTGGACATCGCCGTCACCCCCGACCGGGGCTACTGTCTGTCGATGCGCGGTGTCGCCCGCGAGACCGCCACCGCCTACGGGCTGCCGCTGCGCGACCCGGCCCTGCTGGACGTGCCCGCGCCCAACAGCCACGGCTACCCGGTCAAGATCGCCGACCCGGTCGGCTGCGACCGCTTCACCGCCCGTACGGTCACCGGGCTCGACCCGCAGGCGCACTCCCCGATCTGGTTGCAGCGCCGCCTCCAGAAGGCCGGGATGCGCCCGGTCTCCCTCGCCGTCGACATCACCAACTACGTGATGCTCGAGCTCGGCCAGCCGCTGCACGCATACGACCGGAGCCGGATCAACGGCGCGATCGGGGTGCGCCGCGCCGAGCCGGGCGAGAAGTTCACCACCCTCGACGGCACCCAGCGCGTACTGGACGCCGAGGACCTGGTCATCACCGACGAGAGCGGGCCGATCGGCCTCGCCGGGGTGATGGGCGGCGCCCACACCGAGATCGCGGACGCGGCGACCGACCCCGAAACCGGAGAGGTGCACGGCACCACCGAGATCGTCGTCGAGGCCGCCCACTTCGCCCCCGTCTCGATCGCCCGTACCGCCCGCCGCCACAAGCTGTCCTCCGAGGCGTCCAAGCGGTTCGAGCGCGGAGTGGACCCGGAGGCCGCCTCGGCGGCCGCCCAGCGCACCGTCGACCTGCTGGTGCTGCTCGCGGGCGGCACCGCCGAGGCGGGCGTCACCGAGATCATCTCGCCCAGCGCCCCGCACACCATCACCCTGCGCGCCGACCACCCGGACCGGGTGGCGGGCGTGGCGTACGGCCGGGAGGCCGTGGTGCGCCGCCTCCAGCAGATCGGCTGTGACGTCTACGGCCCCGACGACCTCACCGTCACGGTGCCCAGCTGGCGGCCGGACCTCACCGACCCCAACGACCTGGCCGAGGAGGTCATCCGGCTCGAGGGGTACGAGAACCTCCCCTCGACCCTGCCGCGGCCGCCCGCCGGGCGCGGGCTGACCGAGCGTCAGCGGCTGCACCGCCGGGTCGGCCGGGCGCTGGCCGGCGCCGGGTACGTGGAGGCGCTCAACTACCCGTTCATCGGCGAGGAGGTGCTCGACCAGTTCGGGCTGGCCGCCGACGACCCGCGCCGGGACGTCGTCACCCTGGTCAACCCGATCTCCGACGCCGAGCCCGCGCTGCGCACCACCCTGCTGCCGGGGCTGCTCGGCGCGCTGCGCCGCAACGACGGCCGCGGTGAGCACGAGCTCGCGCTGTTCGAGACCGGTCTGGTCTTCCGCGCCACCGGCGCCCGGCGGACCGCGGTCACCCTGCCCGTGGACCACCGTCCGACGGACGAGGAGATCGCGCTGCTCGACGCCGCCCTCCCGCGCCAGCCGCGCCGCGCCGCCGTCGTTCTGTCGGGCGCGCGGCAGCAGGCCGGATGGTGGGGCAAGGGCACCCCGGCGAGCTGGGCCGACGCGGTCGAGGCGGGCCGGACCGTGGCCCGTGAGGCGGGTGTGGAGCTGATCGTCCGCCAGGACCAGCAGGAGCCGTGGCACCCGGGCCGCTGCGCCGCGCTGCTGGCCGTCGTGGACGGTCAGGAGATCCTGGTGGGCAACGCGGGCGAGCTGCACCCGCGGGTCACCAAGGCCCTCGGCCTCCCCGAGCGCACCTGCGCCATGGAGATCGAGCTCGACCGTCTGGAGGAGGCGGGCTCCGGCTCCCTCGAGGCGCCGCGGGTGTCCACCTTCCCGGTGGCCACGCAGGACGTGGCGCTGGTCGTGGACACCGCGGTGGCCGCGGCCGAGGTGGAGGCCGCGCTGCGCGAAGGCGCGGGCGCACTGCTCGAATCGCTGCGGCTGTTCGACGTGTTCACCGGTGAACAGCTCGGCGAGGGCAGGAAGTCGCTGGCCTACGCGCTCCGCTTCCGTGCCCCCGACCGCACGCTGACCGCCGACGAGATCGCGGCGGCCCGTGACGCGGCGGTGGCCCTCGCGGCCGAGCGCACCGGAGCCGTGCTCCGCGGCGCCTGA
- a CDS encoding PP2C family protein-serine/threonine phosphatase: MCGWLLGIVVWELSCPYGPRVIQLLAAAPAIACAFTGNRLCMLLGGASALFALVPLGIPAPENSADALCARVGACAAILTVVAAGYLTTGRHSRLVRELERAQEVAAAAQQAVLRPLPPRLEGIELAGGHLSVSRGAAVGGDLYEVLATPYGVRVIIGDARGHGLAAIGTVAAVLGSFRDAAHEERALDGVLRRLDRALERHLRERAGGAYAPESPEAEEFVTVLLLEVGPDGEVTALNCGHPWPYRLLEQTVGPATARQTAPGEVLPPLGLFPLPAELPLVHCAPLPAGDALVLHTDGAEDARDPGGAFFPLRRALMEAAGPGPLVPAAVVEGVRSAVLRHTGGRLADDVALVALRNDRRPPSATPSLSVPAGDARHR; the protein is encoded by the coding sequence ATGTGCGGATGGCTGCTCGGCATCGTCGTCTGGGAGCTGAGCTGTCCCTACGGACCACGGGTGATCCAGCTCCTGGCCGCGGCGCCCGCCATCGCCTGCGCCTTCACCGGCAACAGACTGTGCATGCTGCTCGGCGGCGCGAGTGCGCTGTTCGCCCTCGTACCGCTCGGCATCCCCGCCCCGGAGAACTCCGCCGACGCCCTGTGCGCCCGCGTCGGCGCCTGCGCGGCCATCCTCACCGTGGTCGCGGCCGGCTATCTGACCACCGGCCGCCACTCCCGGCTGGTCCGCGAACTGGAGCGGGCCCAGGAGGTGGCGGCCGCCGCACAGCAGGCCGTACTGCGTCCGCTGCCGCCCCGTCTGGAGGGCATCGAGCTGGCGGGCGGCCATCTGTCGGTCAGCCGCGGCGCGGCGGTCGGCGGTGACCTCTACGAGGTGCTGGCCACCCCCTACGGCGTCCGCGTCATCATCGGTGACGCCCGCGGCCACGGCCTCGCCGCCATCGGCACCGTCGCCGCCGTCCTCGGCAGCTTCCGCGATGCCGCCCACGAGGAGCGCGCGCTCGACGGTGTCCTGCGGCGGCTGGACCGTGCCCTGGAGCGCCATCTGCGCGAACGCGCGGGCGGCGCGTACGCCCCGGAGAGCCCCGAGGCAGAGGAGTTCGTGACCGTCCTGCTGCTGGAGGTGGGCCCGGACGGCGAGGTCACCGCGCTCAACTGCGGCCACCCCTGGCCGTACCGGCTCCTGGAGCAGACGGTCGGCCCCGCCACCGCCCGGCAGACCGCCCCCGGTGAGGTCCTGCCCCCGCTCGGTCTCTTCCCGCTCCCCGCCGAACTCCCCCTGGTCCACTGCGCACCGCTGCCCGCCGGGGACGCGCTGGTGCTGCACACCGACGGCGCCGAGGACGCCCGCGACCCGGGCGGTGCCTTCTTCCCGCTGCGCCGCGCTCTCATGGAGGCCGCGGGCCCCGGTCCCCTCGTCCCGGCCGCGGTGGTCGAGGGGGTGCGCTCGGCGGTGCTGCGGCACACCGGAGGGCGGCTCGCCGACGACGTCGCCCTGGTGGCGCTGCGCAACGACCGCCGTCCGCCGTCCGCCACCCCCTCGCTCTCCGTCCCGGCCGGCGATGCCCGGCACCGCTAG
- the pheS gene encoding phenylalanine--tRNA ligase subunit alpha, whose amino-acid sequence MSAPNKSYDPVEVEALKPEEIARMRDEALAAIAAAGDLEALREVKVAHTGDRSPLALANREIGALPPHAKADAGKRVGQARGQVNQALKVRQEELEAERDARVLVEEAVDVTLPYDRTPAGARHPITTLSERIEDVFVAMGYEVAEGPEVEAEWFNFDALNFPPDHPAREMQDTFFVRGGNGARDDEPSGVVLRTHTSPVQIRSMIDREPPIYVICPGRTFRTDELDATHTPVFHQVELLAVDEGLTMADLKGTLDHMVRALFGEGMSTRLRPNYFPFTEPSAEMDMLCYVCRGESVGNPDRPCRTCSSEGWIELGGCGMVNPRVLVACGLDPEKYSGFAFGFGIERMLMFRHNVEDMRDMVEGDVRFTRPFGMEI is encoded by the coding sequence ATGTCGGCACCCAATAAGTCGTACGACCCTGTCGAGGTCGAGGCACTGAAACCGGAAGAGATCGCCCGGATGCGGGACGAGGCGCTGGCCGCCATCGCCGCCGCGGGTGACCTCGAAGCGCTGCGCGAGGTGAAGGTCGCCCACACCGGTGACCGCTCGCCGCTCGCCCTGGCCAACCGCGAGATCGGCGCCCTGCCGCCGCACGCCAAGGCGGACGCGGGCAAGCGCGTCGGCCAGGCCCGCGGCCAGGTGAACCAGGCGCTCAAGGTCCGCCAGGAGGAGCTGGAGGCGGAGCGCGACGCACGTGTGCTGGTCGAGGAGGCGGTGGACGTCACGCTGCCGTACGACCGCACCCCGGCCGGTGCCCGCCACCCGATCACCACCCTCTCCGAGCGCATCGAGGACGTCTTCGTGGCCATGGGCTACGAGGTAGCCGAGGGCCCCGAGGTGGAGGCCGAGTGGTTCAACTTCGACGCGCTGAACTTCCCGCCCGACCACCCCGCCCGCGAGATGCAGGACACCTTCTTCGTGCGGGGTGGGAACGGCGCCAGGGACGACGAGCCCTCGGGCGTGGTGCTGCGCACCCACACCTCGCCGGTGCAGATCCGGTCGATGATCGACCGTGAGCCGCCCATCTATGTGATCTGCCCGGGCCGCACCTTCCGCACCGATGAGCTGGACGCCACCCACACCCCGGTCTTCCACCAGGTCGAGCTGCTGGCCGTGGACGAGGGGCTGACCATGGCCGACCTCAAGGGCACGCTCGACCACATGGTGCGGGCGCTGTTCGGCGAGGGCATGTCCACCCGGCTGCGGCCGAACTACTTCCCGTTCACCGAGCCGTCCGCCGAGATGGACATGCTGTGCTACGTCTGCCGCGGCGAGTCGGTCGGCAACCCCGACCGCCCCTGCCGCACCTGCTCCAGCGAGGGCTGGATCGAGCTGGGCGGCTGCGGCATGGTCAACCCGCGGGTGCTGGTGGCCTGCGGTCTCGACCCGGAGAAGTACAGCGGGTTCGCCTTCGGCTTCGGCATCGAGCGGATGCTGATGTTCCGGCACAACGTGGAAGACATGCGAGACATGGTCGAGGGTGATGTGCGCTTCACCCGGCCCTTCGGGATGGAGATCTGA